The proteins below are encoded in one region of Pseudomonas putida S13.1.2:
- a CDS encoding CaiB/BaiF CoA transferase family protein, translating to MSQPIRPLDGITVISLEHAIAAPFCTRQLADLGARVIKVERPGSGDFARGYDQRVNGLASHFVWTNRSKESLALDLKQDIAGDILDQLLAQADVLVQNLAPGAAARLGLSFEQLHERFPRLIVCDISGYGAGGPYEQKKAYDLLIQSEGGFLSVTGGPGEDGMAKAGNSIADIAAGMYAYTGVLSAVLLREKTGIGSHVEVSMLESLVEWMNYPLYYAYEGAPPPPRAGAAHATIYPYGPFPIGDGSTVMLGLQNEREWQLFCEHVLIRPELADDDRFSANFKRVANRDALRALIIEAFAPLSFDTVIQRLDQASIANAKVNDMQGVWEHPQLKARDRWRRIDTAAGSVPSLLPPATSNAFAPRMGPVPALGEHSENILAELGLTHERIQQLRASGVI from the coding sequence ATGAGTCAGCCCATTCGCCCACTTGACGGCATTACCGTCATCAGCCTCGAACATGCGATCGCAGCGCCCTTCTGTACCCGCCAGCTGGCTGACCTGGGCGCCCGGGTGATCAAGGTCGAACGCCCGGGCAGTGGCGACTTCGCCCGTGGTTACGATCAGCGGGTCAACGGCCTGGCCTCGCATTTCGTCTGGACCAACCGCTCGAAAGAAAGCCTGGCCCTTGACCTCAAGCAGGATATCGCCGGGGACATCCTTGACCAGCTACTGGCGCAAGCCGATGTGCTGGTGCAGAACCTGGCGCCAGGCGCGGCCGCCCGCCTTGGGTTGAGCTTCGAGCAATTGCACGAGCGCTTCCCGCGGCTCATCGTCTGCGACATCTCCGGCTATGGCGCTGGGGGCCCCTACGAGCAGAAAAAAGCCTATGACCTGCTGATCCAGAGCGAAGGCGGTTTTCTTTCGGTCACCGGTGGGCCGGGCGAAGACGGGATGGCCAAGGCGGGCAACTCGATAGCGGATATCGCTGCCGGCATGTATGCCTACACGGGCGTCCTCTCGGCCGTACTGTTGCGGGAAAAAACCGGCATCGGCAGCCACGTTGAAGTTTCGATGCTGGAGAGCCTGGTGGAGTGGATGAATTACCCGCTCTATTACGCCTACGAGGGTGCCCCGCCACCGCCTCGCGCTGGTGCAGCGCACGCCACGATCTATCCATACGGCCCATTCCCTATTGGCGATGGCAGCACCGTGATGCTCGGCCTGCAGAACGAACGGGAGTGGCAGCTGTTCTGCGAGCATGTGCTGATCCGGCCGGAGCTTGCGGATGATGATCGGTTTTCTGCCAACTTCAAACGCGTGGCCAACCGCGACGCCCTGCGAGCGTTGATCATCGAGGCTTTCGCCCCATTGAGCTTCGATACCGTTATTCAGCGGCTGGACCAGGCCAGCATTGCCAACGCCAAGGTTAACGATATGCAGGGTGTCTGGGAGCACCCACAACTAAAAGCCCGAGACCGCTGGCGGCGCATCGACACGGCCGCAGGCAGCGTGCCCAGCCTGCTCCCGCCCGCCACCAGCAATGCCTTTGCACCCCGCATGGGCCCGGTGCCGGCGCTTGGCGAGCACAGCGAAAACATCCTTGCCGAACTTGGCCTGACGCATGAACGAATTCAACAGCTGCGCGCTTCAGGGGTCATCTGA
- a CDS encoding thiamine pyrophosphate-binding protein, translating into MSSQEAEQNWQEDVFRVLKAHDVKHVVFVPDAGHSASIRMSYADPDIKAVVLTTEEEGIGYLAGAWLGGERGALLMQSSGVGNCINTLALQNCAGFPLLMVVTMRGDWAEFNAWQNPMGQATEASLNLMKVMTWRADKPEDVAPLLHGAATMAFNGDAATALLLGQRLIGEKKWVK; encoded by the coding sequence ATGTCATCGCAAGAAGCTGAACAGAACTGGCAAGAGGACGTGTTCCGTGTTCTCAAGGCCCACGACGTCAAGCACGTCGTATTCGTACCGGACGCTGGCCACTCGGCGTCCATTCGCATGTCCTATGCAGACCCCGACATCAAGGCCGTTGTGCTCACCACGGAAGAAGAAGGCATTGGCTACCTGGCCGGCGCCTGGCTGGGTGGTGAACGCGGCGCCCTGCTGATGCAGTCGAGCGGTGTCGGCAACTGCATCAACACCCTCGCCTTGCAGAACTGCGCTGGTTTCCCCCTGCTGATGGTTGTGACCATGCGGGGGGACTGGGCTGAATTCAACGCCTGGCAAAACCCGATGGGTCAGGCCACTGAAGCCTCCCTGAACCTGATGAAAGTGATGACCTGGCGCGCTGACAAACCTGAGGATGTGGCCCCCCTGCTCCATGGCGCCGCCACCATGGCCTTCAACGGCGATGCCGCCACCGCCCTGCTGCTTGGTCAGCGCCTGATCGGAGAAAAGAAATGGGTCAAGTAA
- a CDS encoding MFS family transporter, giving the protein MHANNHNPAAPDIRNLTNRQRIRAILGACSGNLVEWYDFFIYAYTSIYFAALFFPQGDQTTQLLATAGIFAVGFFMRPLGGWIFGYLADTRGRKFSMIISVFLMCGGSLMIAVVPTYETIGMAAPVLLLIARLMQGLSVGAEYGTGATYISEISSTGKRCFFGSFQYFTIIAGQLLALLTVVVLQNLLPIEELKAWGWRIPFFIGAVSALVVVYLRRSMLETASHQGAKHKEAGSIKALMKHKKAVLLTIAITAGCSLHFYTFSTYMQKYLVVSAGFDASTVSFIMTAALVVFMCLQPVFGMMADRIGSRNSMIAFGLLSSLLIVPLLTGLKSVNNPYEAFALVMLGLLIAAFYTPVTGVLKADLYPATVRALGVGLPYALGNALCGGTAEYVALSLRGAGVESYFYYYVAAMSVITLIAAVLMPDLRKHGYLDGTGAVEENTGLRLGADYSNARS; this is encoded by the coding sequence ATGCACGCCAACAATCACAATCCTGCTGCGCCTGATATCCGTAACCTGACCAATCGCCAACGGATCCGCGCCATTCTCGGCGCCTGTTCCGGAAACCTGGTGGAGTGGTACGACTTCTTCATCTACGCCTACACCTCAATCTACTTCGCCGCGCTTTTTTTCCCTCAGGGCGACCAGACCACACAACTTTTGGCAACGGCCGGCATTTTTGCTGTCGGCTTCTTCATGCGCCCCCTGGGCGGGTGGATTTTCGGTTACCTCGCTGACACGCGTGGCCGCAAGTTTTCCATGATCATCTCCGTCTTTCTGATGTGTGGGGGCTCGCTGATGATCGCGGTGGTGCCCACCTACGAAACCATTGGCATGGCCGCGCCGGTTCTGTTGCTGATTGCCCGCTTGATGCAGGGCCTTTCGGTAGGGGCTGAATACGGTACCGGTGCTACCTACATCAGCGAGATTTCCAGTACAGGCAAGCGCTGCTTCTTTGGCTCGTTCCAGTACTTCACGATCATTGCCGGGCAACTGCTGGCATTGCTGACTGTGGTTGTGCTGCAGAACCTGCTGCCCATCGAAGAACTCAAGGCCTGGGGCTGGAGGATTCCATTCTTCATTGGTGCAGTGAGTGCGCTGGTGGTGGTCTACCTTCGCCGCTCGATGCTTGAAACGGCAAGTCACCAAGGCGCCAAACACAAGGAAGCGGGCTCGATAAAAGCGCTGATGAAGCACAAGAAAGCCGTGCTGCTGACAATTGCCATCACTGCGGGTTGCTCGCTGCACTTTTATACATTCTCCACCTACATGCAGAAATACCTGGTGGTTTCGGCGGGCTTCGATGCGTCGACCGTGAGCTTCATCATGACAGCCGCGCTGGTGGTGTTCATGTGCCTTCAGCCGGTGTTCGGGATGATGGCTGACAGGATTGGTTCGCGAAACAGCATGATTGCCTTTGGCCTGCTGTCGAGCCTGTTGATCGTACCGTTGCTCACGGGGCTCAAGAGCGTCAACAACCCGTACGAAGCCTTCGCGCTGGTCATGCTGGGCCTCCTGATTGCAGCGTTCTATACGCCGGTCACCGGCGTGCTGAAGGCAGACCTGTACCCCGCCACGGTCCGCGCGCTGGGGGTAGGGCTGCCCTATGCCTTGGGCAACGCGTTGTGTGGGGGTACTGCCGAGTACGTAGCGCTGTCCCTGCGCGGCGCGGGCGTGGAGTCGTATTTCTACTACTACGTGGCGGCGATGAGCGTCATTACCCTGATTGCCGCCGTGCTCATGCCCGATCTACGCAAGCACGGTTACCTCGACGGCACGGGGGCTGTGGAGGAAAACACTGGCTTGCGTCTTGGGGCTGATTATTCGAATGCACGAAGCTGA
- a CDS encoding thiamine pyrophosphate-dependent enzyme has translation MGQVSANHVLCRREVVRTLLADRNDVLVVTGLGSASYDVMAAGDHDNNYYLWAAMGSAITVGLGLANAQPDKSVVVVTGDGELLMGFGALATVALQQPKNLTIVVLDNGHFGETGMQVSHAGFGIELDRVAETCGFAWTQEIREMDGVHALRERFANRDGVKLATVKIKAENPPRVLPPRDGQYIKNRFRAALGFQPI, from the coding sequence ATGGGTCAAGTAAGCGCCAACCACGTACTTTGCCGCCGAGAGGTCGTCCGTACCTTGCTCGCCGATCGCAATGATGTGCTCGTCGTCACCGGCCTGGGCTCTGCCTCCTATGATGTGATGGCCGCGGGTGACCACGACAACAACTACTACCTTTGGGCGGCCATGGGCAGTGCCATTACCGTGGGCTTGGGCCTCGCCAATGCGCAGCCGGACAAAAGCGTGGTGGTTGTCACCGGGGATGGTGAGCTGCTGATGGGGTTCGGCGCACTGGCCACTGTTGCACTGCAGCAGCCGAAAAACCTGACCATCGTGGTGCTGGACAACGGCCACTTCGGTGAAACCGGCATGCAAGTCAGCCACGCCGGCTTCGGCATCGAGTTGGACCGGGTCGCTGAAACCTGTGGCTTTGCCTGGACCCAGGAAATTCGTGAAATGGACGGGGTCCATGCCCTGCGTGAGCGTTTCGCCAATCGGGACGGGGTCAAGCTGGCCACGGTGAAGATCAAAGCCGAAAACCCGCCACGTGTACTGCCGCCGCGTGATGGCCAATACATCAAGAACCGTTTCCGCGCCGCCCTTGGCTTCCAGCCTATTTGA
- a CDS encoding electron transfer flavoprotein subunit alpha/FixB family protein gives MSILVVAEHDNHTLAAPTLNTLAAAHQIGGEVVVLVAGLDVSGVAFAAAQIAGVSKVLMADDAAYARQLPENVAPLVANLGRDFSHVLAPATSNGKNILPRVAALLDVDQISEIISVESADTFKRPIYAGNAIATVQSNAAVKVITVRSTGFEALPAEGGSAPIVALAGARDTGISAFVGEELATSDRPELTAADIVVSGGRGMGNGDNFSHLYRLADKLGAAVGASRAAVDAGFVPNDMQVGQTGKIVAPQLYIAVGISGAIQHLAGMKESKVIVAINKDEEAPIFQVADYGLVGDLFEIVPALTSTL, from the coding sequence ATGTCTATCCTGGTAGTAGCTGAACACGACAATCACACACTCGCCGCGCCGACCTTGAATACTCTGGCTGCAGCCCACCAGATCGGAGGGGAAGTCGTGGTCCTGGTCGCGGGACTGGACGTTTCCGGTGTCGCTTTCGCGGCTGCGCAGATCGCTGGAGTGAGTAAGGTGCTAATGGCAGACGACGCTGCCTACGCGCGCCAGCTCCCGGAAAATGTTGCGCCGTTGGTGGCCAACCTGGGTCGCGACTTCAGCCATGTACTCGCCCCTGCCACCAGCAACGGCAAAAACATCCTGCCACGGGTGGCAGCGTTGCTGGATGTCGATCAGATCTCCGAAATCATTTCGGTCGAGTCTGCCGATACCTTCAAGCGCCCGATCTATGCGGGCAACGCCATCGCCACCGTGCAGTCGAACGCCGCAGTCAAAGTCATCACCGTTCGATCCACCGGCTTTGAGGCCCTGCCGGCAGAAGGCGGTAGTGCGCCGATCGTGGCATTGGCTGGCGCCCGTGATACAGGCATATCGGCGTTCGTCGGCGAAGAACTGGCCACGTCCGATCGCCCCGAGCTGACTGCGGCAGACATTGTTGTTTCCGGTGGCCGCGGCATGGGCAACGGTGACAACTTCAGCCACCTGTACCGCCTGGCCGACAAGCTCGGCGCGGCAGTTGGTGCATCGCGCGCAGCGGTAGACGCAGGCTTTGTTCCCAACGACATGCAGGTCGGCCAGACCGGCAAGATCGTGGCCCCGCAGCTGTACATCGCGGTCGGTATCTCCGGCGCGATCCAGCATTTGGCGGGCATGAAGGAATCCAAGGTGATTGTCGCGATCAACAAGGATGAAGAAGCGCCGATCTTCCAGGTGGCCGATTACGGACTGGTCGGCGACTTGTTCGAAATCGTGCCAGCACTCACCTCCACGCTGTAA
- a CDS encoding LysR substrate-binding domain-containing protein has translation MDVVQLKTLIHVAELGSLSKASDRLHVAQPALSRQIRQLEKELGVYLFERHGRGMEITAAGLEVLERATRIMNELESIRTSVAGGRAAFRGMVAIGTTPTIAEIVTVPLVQRIRDTHPDLSIRFSSAFSGYLLDWLQRGELELAISYDPQPLHTLRIEPVMMENLVLVGPPEARLNLDTAVPFAELANEQMVLPSPRHGLRKIMDQCALERGFKITTSVEADSFGAMIDLVRNGFGYTALPLASIYSRLNDGTLCAAPLVDPTPMRKLVLVLPADRQVSPATRYVGQTFVDIASELVAQGIWAGHML, from the coding sequence ATGGACGTAGTGCAACTGAAAACCCTGATCCATGTGGCCGAGCTTGGCAGCCTGAGCAAGGCTTCGGACCGGCTCCATGTGGCGCAACCTGCATTGAGCCGGCAGATTCGGCAGTTGGAAAAGGAACTGGGCGTCTACCTGTTCGAGCGGCATGGCCGCGGTATGGAAATCACCGCTGCCGGCCTCGAGGTTCTTGAACGGGCCACCCGAATCATGAACGAGCTCGAGTCCATCCGTACCTCGGTAGCCGGCGGTCGTGCCGCGTTTCGCGGCATGGTCGCCATCGGTACCACGCCGACCATCGCCGAGATTGTCACTGTGCCGTTGGTGCAGCGCATCCGCGACACTCACCCGGACCTCTCGATCCGCTTTTCATCGGCGTTTAGCGGCTATTTGCTGGACTGGTTGCAGCGGGGCGAGCTGGAGCTGGCCATCTCATACGATCCGCAGCCACTGCACACGTTGCGAATCGAACCGGTAATGATGGAGAACCTGGTCCTGGTTGGCCCTCCCGAGGCCAGGTTGAACCTGGACACGGCCGTGCCGTTCGCAGAATTGGCCAATGAACAGATGGTGCTGCCCAGCCCCCGCCATGGGCTGCGCAAGATCATGGACCAGTGCGCCCTTGAGCGAGGCTTCAAGATCACCACCAGTGTCGAGGCGGACTCCTTTGGCGCGATGATCGACCTGGTGCGCAATGGTTTTGGCTATACGGCATTGCCACTGGCCTCCATTTACTCCCGCCTGAATGACGGCACGCTATGCGCCGCGCCGCTGGTTGACCCGACGCCAATGCGCAAGCTGGTGCTCGTGCTGCCCGCCGATCGGCAGGTAAGCCCTGCAACGCGCTACGTCGGCCAGACCTTTGTGGACATTGCCAGCGAGCTGGTGGCCCAAGGCATCTGGGCGGGGCACATGCTCTGA
- a CDS encoding electron transfer flavoprotein subunit beta/FixA family protein, with translation MKVLVAIKRVVDYNVKVRVKADNAGVDLANVKMSMNPFCEIAVEEAVRLKEKGVASEIVVVSVGPPAAQEQLRTALALGADRAILVEAVDELSSLAVAKALKAVVDKEQPQLVILGKQAIDSDNNQTGQMLAALTGYAQGTFASKVIVAGDKLNVTREIDGGLQTVSLNLPAIVTTDLRLNEPRYASLPNIMKAKKKPLETVKPDDLGVSLASTNTTLKVEAPAARSAGIKVKSVAELVEKLKNEAKVI, from the coding sequence ATGAAAGTGCTGGTCGCTATCAAACGTGTGGTCGATTACAACGTCAAAGTCCGCGTCAAGGCGGACAACGCCGGCGTCGACCTTGCAAACGTCAAGATGTCCATGAACCCCTTCTGCGAAATCGCCGTGGAAGAAGCCGTACGCCTGAAGGAAAAAGGCGTGGCGAGCGAGATCGTGGTCGTCTCCGTGGGCCCGCCCGCCGCCCAGGAGCAACTGCGTACCGCCCTGGCGCTAGGCGCCGACCGTGCCATCCTGGTCGAAGCCGTCGATGAGCTGAGCTCCCTGGCCGTAGCCAAAGCGCTGAAAGCCGTTGTCGACAAAGAGCAGCCGCAGCTGGTCATCCTTGGCAAGCAGGCCATCGACAGCGACAACAACCAGACCGGCCAGATGCTGGCCGCGCTGACCGGCTACGCCCAGGGCACCTTCGCCTCCAAGGTCATCGTTGCGGGCGACAAGCTGAACGTCACCCGTGAAATCGATGGCGGCTTGCAGACCGTGTCGCTGAACTTGCCAGCCATCGTCACCACCGACCTGCGCCTGAACGAGCCGCGCTATGCATCGCTGCCGAACATCATGAAGGCCAAGAAGAAGCCGCTGGAGACCGTCAAGCCTGACGACCTCGGCGTTTCCCTCGCCTCCACCAACACGACCCTGAAAGTCGAAGCGCCAGCTGCGCGCAGCGCGGGTATCAAGGTCAAGTCGGTGGCCGAACTGGTCGAGAAGCTGAAGAACGAAGCGAAGGTAATCTGA
- a CDS encoding FAS1-like dehydratase domain-containing protein produces the protein MTPSAPETWIGRSQTVHDCISHNLVKRIAATLGEPAPAPGAPLPELWHWAFFQDAVEHSGLGGDGHPARGGFLPPADNRNRMWAGGRLEFIHPLRVDAQVSRRSTILNVQEKHGRTGSLLFVTVQHEYVQDGQRALIEEQDIVYREPSPPKLGGTEPMPQGDWHLHVQPSPTLLFRYSAVTFNGHRIHYDWPYVTETEGYPGLVVHGPLIATLNVQAFVRANPQLTVRRFSFRGVRPLICPDAFEVGGRLIGEGKAQVWAGNQAGQAQVGEIEFVQEARQ, from the coding sequence ATGACCCCATCAGCACCTGAAACCTGGATCGGTCGCAGTCAGACCGTGCACGATTGCATCAGCCATAACCTGGTAAAACGCATTGCCGCAACCCTGGGTGAACCAGCGCCAGCTCCGGGTGCCCCCCTGCCCGAACTCTGGCACTGGGCATTCTTCCAGGACGCCGTCGAGCACTCCGGGCTCGGCGGGGACGGCCATCCCGCGCGAGGCGGCTTCTTGCCCCCGGCGGATAACCGCAACCGCATGTGGGCAGGTGGTCGCCTGGAGTTCATCCACCCGCTGCGCGTGGATGCCCAGGTATCTCGCCGCTCGACCATCCTCAACGTTCAGGAAAAGCATGGGCGTACGGGGTCCTTGCTGTTTGTCACCGTACAACATGAGTACGTGCAAGACGGCCAGCGGGCGCTCATCGAGGAACAGGACATCGTTTATCGTGAGCCATCGCCACCCAAACTGGGCGGAACCGAGCCGATGCCGCAGGGAGACTGGCATCTTCACGTTCAGCCAAGCCCGACGCTGCTGTTCCGCTATTCGGCGGTGACGTTCAACGGCCACCGCATTCACTATGATTGGCCTTATGTGACCGAAACCGAAGGTTACCCTGGCCTGGTGGTGCACGGCCCCCTGATCGCAACGCTGAACGTGCAAGCATTCGTACGGGCGAACCCGCAATTGACAGTGCGTCGATTCAGCTTCCGTGGTGTTCGTCCCTTGATCTGCCCTGACGCGTTCGAGGTCGGTGGCCGATTGATCGGTGAGGGTAAAGCCCAGGTCTGGGCTGGCAATCAGGCAGGTCAGGCCCAGGTCGGCGAGATCGAATTCGTCCAGGAGGCACGCCAATGA
- a CDS encoding acyl-CoA dehydrogenase family protein: MIDNSQEELNAIREGVRALCGDFPAEYWRKVDEEKGFPEAFVKAMTEAGWLSAMIPEEFGGSGLGLAEASVILEEVNACGGNSGTIHGQMYNMFTLLRNGSEEQKRYYLPKLASGELRLQSMGVTEPTTGTDTTKIKTTAVRKGDKYVINGQKVWISRVQHSDLMILLARTTPLAEVTKKVDGMSIFLVDLREAIGNGLTVQPIANLVNHETNELFFDNLEIPASSLIGEEGKGFRYILDGLNAERTLIAAECIGDGRWFIEKSSQYARDRVVFGRPIGQNQGVQFPIAEAYIEIEAADLMRWRACAEYDSGRNAGAAANMAKYLAAKASWEAANACLQTHGGFGFANEYDVERKFRETRLYQVAPISTNLILSYVAEHLLELPRSF; encoded by the coding sequence ATGATCGACAACAGTCAAGAAGAACTCAACGCCATTCGTGAGGGTGTACGTGCCCTGTGTGGCGATTTCCCGGCCGAATACTGGCGCAAGGTCGACGAAGAAAAAGGCTTCCCTGAAGCCTTCGTCAAAGCCATGACTGAGGCCGGCTGGCTGTCGGCGATGATACCCGAGGAGTTTGGCGGCTCCGGCCTGGGTCTGGCCGAGGCCTCGGTGATTCTTGAAGAAGTCAACGCCTGTGGCGGCAACTCCGGCACCATCCATGGCCAGATGTACAACATGTTCACCTTGCTGCGTAACGGCAGCGAAGAACAAAAGCGCTACTACCTGCCCAAACTGGCCAGTGGCGAGCTGCGCCTGCAGTCGATGGGCGTGACAGAGCCGACCACCGGCACCGATACCACCAAGATCAAGACCACGGCGGTTCGCAAAGGCGACAAGTACGTGATTAATGGCCAGAAAGTGTGGATCTCTCGCGTCCAGCATTCTGACTTGATGATCCTCCTGGCGCGTACCACCCCGCTCGCCGAGGTCACCAAGAAGGTCGATGGCATGTCGATTTTCCTGGTCGACCTGCGTGAAGCCATCGGTAACGGCCTGACCGTACAGCCGATTGCCAACCTGGTGAACCACGAAACCAACGAGCTGTTCTTCGACAACCTGGAAATCCCTGCCAGCAGCCTGATTGGCGAAGAAGGCAAGGGTTTTCGCTACATCCTCGACGGGCTCAATGCCGAGCGTACCTTGATCGCCGCCGAATGCATCGGCGATGGCCGCTGGTTTATCGAGAAATCCAGCCAGTACGCCCGTGATCGTGTGGTATTCGGCCGCCCGATCGGCCAGAACCAGGGCGTGCAGTTCCCCATCGCTGAAGCCTACATCGAAATCGAAGCCGCGGACCTGATGCGCTGGCGTGCTTGCGCCGAGTACGACAGCGGTCGCAACGCTGGCGCCGCTGCGAACATGGCCAAGTACCTGGCGGCCAAAGCCAGTTGGGAGGCTGCCAACGCATGCTTGCAGACCCACGGCGGCTTCGGCTTTGCCAATGAATATGACGTCGAGCGCAAGTTCCGCGAAACCCGCCTTTATCAGGTCGCGCCCATTTCAACCAACCTGATCTTGTCCTACGTGGCCGAACATCTGCTGGAACTGCCACGTTCGTTCTGA
- a CDS encoding HpcH/HpaI aldolase/citrate lyase family protein translates to MTQQPVVRSALFVPATRPERIPKALASGADRVIVDLEDAVEETLKEQARNNLDQFLDDHPQAKVLVRVNAPGHWAHEADLSLCRRHAGVIGILLPKAESVDQIDRAHATGKAVWPIIESAKGLAALPSLAAAAGVDRLSFGSLDLGLDLGLSTGSAAAEHVLGHARYAVLLHSRVAELAAPLDGVFPAIQDTDGLQRQVRFARGMGFGGALCIHPSQVKVIHDALKPSHHELDWARRVVEQAEAGAGVFTLDGQMVDAPVILRARAILLQAG, encoded by the coding sequence ATGACACAACAACCCGTAGTCCGTAGCGCGCTTTTCGTTCCCGCGACTCGGCCAGAACGCATTCCGAAAGCATTGGCCAGTGGTGCGGACCGGGTCATTGTCGACCTTGAGGATGCTGTGGAAGAGACGCTGAAGGAGCAGGCGCGCAACAATCTCGACCAGTTCCTCGACGATCATCCGCAGGCCAAGGTGCTGGTACGGGTGAATGCGCCTGGTCATTGGGCCCACGAGGCTGACCTGTCGCTTTGCCGGCGTCATGCCGGGGTCATCGGCATTCTGCTGCCGAAGGCTGAAAGCGTCGACCAGATTGATCGCGCCCATGCCACTGGCAAAGCGGTGTGGCCAATCATCGAAAGCGCCAAGGGCCTGGCTGCCCTACCATCCCTGGCGGCAGCAGCTGGCGTAGACAGGTTGTCATTCGGCAGCCTGGACCTGGGCCTTGACCTTGGCCTCAGCACGGGTAGCGCAGCAGCCGAGCACGTGCTGGGGCACGCCCGTTACGCAGTGCTGCTACATAGCCGTGTCGCGGAATTGGCCGCGCCCTTGGACGGAGTGTTCCCCGCCATCCAGGATACCGACGGTTTGCAGCGTCAAGTCCGGTTTGCACGGGGCATGGGCTTTGGCGGTGCCTTGTGCATCCACCCAAGCCAGGTCAAGGTGATCCACGATGCCCTGAAGCCCTCGCATCACGAGCTGGATTGGGCTCGACGGGTGGTCGAGCAGGCCGAAGCTGGCGCCGGCGTATTCACCCTTGATGGCCAGATGGTCGACGCTCCGGTGATCCTGCGTGCCCGGGCAATCTTGCTGCAGGCGGGTTGA
- a CDS encoding dicarboxylate/amino acid:cation symporter: MKFRLPLAGWILLAMFLGVVIGYVIFLTSPDKAAATETAGYISVISDVFLRLIKMLIGPLVFSTLVVGIANMGDAGAVGRVFGKAMMWFLTASLLSLAVGLMMANILQPGHHLALPLPDVSATTSLQTSAFTLKAFVTHLVPRSFVEALANNEILQIVVFSLFFGVALAALGEKAKGLVRLADELAQAMLLITGYVMKLAPLAVMAAMAATVAVNGLSILATFAVFMRDFYLGLILLWLLLIMAGALFLGRRVFALLALIKEAFLLAFATASSESAYPKLLSALDRFGVSRKISSFVMPMGYSFNLDGSMMYCTFAVLFIAQAYGIEMTLGTQILMLLTLMLTSKGLAGVPRASLVVIAATLVQFDIPEAGLLLILGIDTFLDMGRSATNAVGNSIATAVVAKWEGELQDPDTQPATARGTTQGAAGSSTV, encoded by the coding sequence ATGAAATTCAGACTACCGCTGGCGGGCTGGATACTGCTCGCAATGTTCCTAGGCGTGGTGATCGGCTATGTCATTTTCCTCACCAGCCCTGACAAGGCAGCTGCTACCGAGACTGCCGGGTACATTTCGGTGATATCGGACGTATTCCTGAGGCTGATCAAGATGCTGATCGGGCCGCTGGTGTTTTCCACCTTGGTGGTAGGGATTGCTAACATGGGCGACGCCGGTGCGGTGGGCAGAGTCTTTGGCAAGGCGATGATGTGGTTCCTGACGGCTTCGCTGCTCTCATTGGCGGTGGGCCTGATGATGGCCAACATCCTGCAGCCAGGGCATCATCTGGCACTGCCTTTGCCGGACGTGAGCGCAACCACGTCCCTCCAGACATCTGCCTTCACCCTCAAGGCGTTTGTCACGCATCTGGTGCCCAGGTCGTTCGTCGAGGCCCTGGCGAACAACGAGATCCTGCAGATTGTGGTGTTCTCACTGTTCTTTGGTGTAGCCCTGGCGGCCCTGGGCGAAAAAGCCAAGGGCCTCGTGCGCCTTGCCGACGAATTGGCCCAGGCCATGCTTCTCATCACGGGCTACGTCATGAAGCTGGCACCGCTGGCTGTCATGGCTGCGATGGCCGCCACAGTCGCGGTTAACGGCCTGTCGATCCTCGCAACGTTCGCGGTGTTCATGCGCGACTTCTACCTGGGGCTGATCCTGCTTTGGCTATTGCTGATAATGGCTGGGGCGCTGTTCCTGGGGCGGCGGGTTTTCGCACTTCTGGCGCTGATCAAGGAGGCCTTCCTGCTGGCGTTCGCTACGGCGAGTTCCGAGTCGGCCTATCCAAAACTGCTCTCGGCGCTGGACCGATTCGGAGTAAGCCGCAAAATTTCCAGTTTTGTCATGCCCATGGGCTACTCCTTCAACCTCGATGGCTCGATGATGTACTGCACCTTCGCTGTGCTGTTCATCGCCCAAGCGTACGGTATCGAGATGACCCTTGGTACGCAGATCCTGATGCTGTTGACGTTGATGCTTACATCCAAGGGGCTTGCCGGGGTGCCGCGTGCATCACTGGTGGTCATTGCGGCGACGCTGGTGCAGTTCGATATTCCCGAAGCGGGGCTGCTGCTGATTCTGGGCATCGATACATTCCTCGATATGGGGCGCTCGGCCACCAACGCCGTAGGCAACTCGATCGCCACGGCGGTGGTCGCCAAGTGGGAAGGGGAGCTGCAGGACCCGGATACACAGCCGGCAACCGCTCGTGGCACAACCCAGGGGGCTGCAGGTTCTTCAACAGTGTGA